The Streptomyces sp. HUAS MG91 sequence CGCGTCGGCCTCGGCATAGGTGGTGACGGCCCGGACGACCGCCCCCTGGGACAGGTCCTCCGAGGCGCGGGACGGCTGGCGCAGCCCTTCGGCGACCAGGGTGCGCAGCGCGATCTCCTGCTCGCCCGCCATCCGGCCCAGCTCGGCGGCCTCGCCGCCCAGGGCGGTGCCGCGCCGCTGCACCATGGCGAGGACCTGGAGCACGCTGTCGTGGATGTCGCGGGCCAGCCGCTCCCGCTCCCGGGTGGCGGCCTCGATCTCCAGGGCGCGGGCGAGGGTGCGCTCGGAGGCGCGGGCCACCTCGACCACGTAGCCGATCGCTATGCCGGCGATGCAGACCAGCAGGACGTTGTGGACGGTGCTGCGGCTGATGTCGCCGCGCTGCACCACGTTGGCCGCGCCGATCAGCACCGACGCGAAGGCCGCCCAGCGCCAGCCGCCCTTGAGCGCCCAGGCGAGGACCGCGCCCGCCGTCCAGATCGACGGCAGCGTCGAGCCGCCGGTGACCGCCCGCTCGTGCCCCGCGACCGGGGAGAGCAGGATGCCGGTGACCGCGACGGCCAGGTCGATGGTGAGGAACCGCTTGGTGCAGCGCCGGGCGCCCGACACCTGGGGCAGCGTCGCCAGGGTCCACACCGCGAGCACGGCGTAGTAGGCGATGCCGACCCAGGGCCGCTCGTACACCTCGTACGCGGAGGCGAAGAGCCCGATCGCGTACACCACCGTCAGTACGCGGTAGGCCGTCAGGGCACGCCACAGCGGCTGCTCCACCGACATCCGCACCACGCGTTCCCGCCGGGTCGCGCTCCCCATGTCCCCCACCCCCCGAAAAGACGGCGCCGCTAGGGCCTGTCTGGCAATTCCCGTCTGCCCCGCTCCCCGTCCTTCTCCCCGGACTTCTGCGCTTCCTTCTGCGCTTCCTTCTGCGCTTCTTTCTGTGCTTCTTTCTGTGTTTCCTTCTCGGCCTTCGCCGCCTCCGCGATCTGCCGCTTGGCGGCGGTCGCGTACATGTCGACGTACTCCTGGCCGGAGAGCTTCATGATCTCGTACATGACCTCGTCGGTCACGGCCCGCAGCACGAACCGGTCGCCCTCCATGCCCTGGTAGCGGGTGAAGTCGAGCGGCTTGCCGATGCGGATGCCCGGGCGCATGAGCTTGGGCAGCACCTTGCCCGGCGGCTGGATCTTCTCCGTGTCGATCATCGCGACCGGGATGACGGGCGCGCCGGTGGCCAGCGCCACGCGCGCGAGACCGCCGGGCTTGCCGCGGTAGAGCCGACCGTCGGGCGAGCGCGTGCCCTCCGGGTAGATGCCGAACAGCTCGCCGCGCTCCAGGACCTCGATGCCGCTCTTGATGGCGGCCTCGCCCGCGCCGCGCGAACCGGAGCGGTCCACCGGCAACTGCCCGACGCCCTTGAAGAAGGCGGCCGTCAGCTTGCCCTTGACCCCCGGAGTGGTGAAGTACTCGGCCTTCGCGATGAAGGTGACCTTGCGGTCGAGCATCGTCGGCAGGAAGAAGGAGTCGGAGAAGGAGAGGTGGTTGCTGGCCAGGATCGCCGGGCCGGTGGCCGGAATGTTCTCCAGACCCTCCACCCACGGCCGGAAGCCGAGCTTGAGCGGCCCCCCGATGGCCACCTTCATTGCGCCGTAGATCAACCCTCTGCCTTCCCTCGTTCCCCGGACCCCGTACACGGACACGTACGCGGATCGGCCCGAGGATCAGACCTTAACCCGCAGGGCCGCCGGAGGGCCCGACGACCCTGGTCGGTGTCAGTCCGGTCGCGTACGGTGAAGACCTCACTCCCGATGCCCCGATGCCCCCGACATACCCACGAACAGGAGACCGAAGGTGCCGGTCCTTCCTGGAGCCGAGCCGTACCGCCACGACGGCGGCGAGATCGGCGTCCTCCTCTGTCACGGCTTCACCGGAACACCCCAGTCCCTGCGCCCCTGGGCGGAGTATCTGGCGGAGCGCGGTCTGACCGTCTCGCTCCCCCTGCTGCCCGGGCACGGCACCCGCTGGGAGGACCTTGCGGTCACCGCCTGGCAGGACTGGTACGCGGAGGTGGACCGCGCCCTTCGCGATCTCAGGGAGCGCTGCGCGCGGGTCTTCGTCTTCGGTCTGTCGATGGGCGGCGCGCTCGCGCTGCGGCTCGCGGCCCGCCATGGGGACGACGTGGCGGGTCTCGTTCTGGTGAACCCGGGGAACAAGGTGCACGGCCTGGCCGCGCACGCGCTCCCCGTCGCGCGGCATCTGGTCCCCAGCATCAAGGGCATCGCCAGCGACATCGCCAAGGAGGGCTCGGAGGAGGTCGGCTACGACCGGGTGCCGCTGCACGCCGCGCACCAGCTGCGCCACTTCTTCCGGCTCGTCGACCGTGAGCTGCCGCAGGTGACCCAGCCGCTGGTGGTGCTGCACAGCGTGCGGGACCACGTGGTGCCGCCCGCCGACTCCGCGCGCGTGCTCAGCCGTGTCTCGTCGACGGACGTCACCGAGATTTTGCTGGAACAGAGCTACCACGTCGCGACGTTGGACCATGACGCGGACCGGATCTTCGACGAGAGCGTCGCGTTCATCGACCGGATCGCCCCCCGCGCCGGCCAGACCTCCGGCGAGGGCGGGACAGGCCCCGGCGAGAGCGCGGAAGGGACGGCCAGCGGTGGCTGAGCAGGAGGAGCGGCGGGACCCCGAGAACCACGAGCCGGAGCAGCCGGACGGACAGCAGTCCGACCCGCTGCTGCCGGCCGACGAGGACGCCGCGTGGGCCGCGATCGTCGCCGGGTACGGGGAGGAGCCGCCGGACCCGCCGGGCGCCAAGCCCTTCAAGTCGGTGGAGGACCTGGCGCTCCTCGACCCCGAGACCAATGACTCCCCCGACTCCGGACCGCGCGAGGACACCCCGGGGCCGCTCGGCTCCTCGGTCTCCTTCGCCCCGGGTGTCGCCGCGACCCCGGGCCCGCGCGACTACTCGGCGTCCGAGCCGTCCGACGACGACCTCGGGGACGACGACGAGGGCCACTTCGTCCAGCCGGACCCGGAGCTCCCGGAGGCCGACGTCACCTCGAAGTTCGCCTGGCTGGCCGTGGTCGGCGGCCCGCTGCTGCTGCTCCTCGCGGTGCTGCTCGGCTGGGACATGACCTGGTGGCTGGCGACGCTCTGCATCGGCGGCTTCCTCGGCGGCTTCGCGACGCTGGTCGCCCGGATGCAGCCGGGCGACGAGGAGGACGACGACCCCGGGCGCGGCGCGGTCGTCTGACCCGCGGGTGTACGAGGACCGAGGCCCGGCCGGAGCTTTCCGGCCGGGCCTTCGTCGTGCCGGAGGGAACCCGATCGGGGTCTGCGGCGAAGTACCGGTGAACCAGCCCAAGCCTTCAAGGCGTTCACACGGACGAAAGGAGCCCCGATGGCCGTCGGACCCCGGGAGCATCGGCCGCATCCGCACGGCGAGAGCGATGCCCGGGCGATCGAACGGTCGCGGGAGGAGCCCGAGCAGTTCGCCGCCCTCTTCGACCGGTACGCCGACGCCGTGCACCACTACGCGGCGCGGCGGCTGGGCCCCGAAGCGGCGGAGGATCTGACCGCGGAGACCTTCACCACCGCCTTCAAGCAGCGCCACCGCTTCGACCCGGCCAGATCCGACGACGCCCGCCCGTGGCTCTTCGGGATCGCCACCAACCTCGTAGGCCGGCACCGCAGGGCGGAGGCGCGCCGCTTCAAGGCGCTGTCCCGCCTGCCGGAGCCGGTCGAGCACGAGGAGCCGGTGGCCGATCGCGCGGTGTCCCGGGCCGGCGCGCACGATCTGCGCCGGGAACTGGCGGCCGCCCTCGCCGCCCTGCCGGCGCGGCAGCGGGACGTGCTGCTGCTCGTGGCCTGGACCGACCTCAGTTATGACGAGGCGGCCGAGGCCCTGGGGGGTGCCGGTGGGCACGGTCAGGTCCCGCCTGAGCCGGGCTCGCAGCGCGTTGCGTGAAGCACTGGGCGGTACCGATCCGACCGCTCCGACCGCCCTCCGGGAGGCATCCGCCCATGACTGACCGCGAATTCGATCTGGCCCTCGACGAACTGAGCACCTGGGAGGGGGACGCCGCGCCCCTCGACCCCGCCGCCCGCCACCGGGTCCGTACCCGCCTGCTGTCCGCGATGGAGACCCGCCGCCGCCCGCTGTGGCAGCGGACCGGTCCGCGGATCGCCGTGTCGGGCCTGGCCACAGCCGCGATCGCCGCGACCGTGCTGGTGGCGGTGCGCGACGACGGCGGTTCCGCCGCCGCCCGGCCGGCCACGGCCCAGCGGACCGAACAGCCCGCGATGCGGCCGGTGTCGGCCCGGACCGTGCTGACCGGAGCCGCCGCCTACGACCGCGAGCACTCCCAGGCCCCCACGACACCACCGCGCGACGACCAGTTCATCTACACCAAGGAGATCGTCAAGGAGACGAACCGGAAGACGGGCGGGACCAGGACGTACGTCGACGAGATCTGGCGCTCGGTCGACGGCTCGCAGCGCTCCTGGATCATGGAGATCGGCAAGGGCTGGTGGTCGGAGCCCCTGAAGAAGAACGAGAGTTCCTGGCCGCCGCAGGACTGGCGGACGCTGGAGAAGCTGCCCACCGACCCGGACAGGCTGATCCTCTCGCTGCTCCACAAGACCGGCGGGTCCGCCAGGAACGGCTCGCTCGACGGCATCACCGACCAGGACTGGTCCCTCATCCACTTCAGCCTCGCCGGACTGCTCAAGCTCGTCCCGGTGATGCCCGAGGGCCTGCGCCCGGCGGCGTTCGAGGCCCTCGGCAAGGTGCCGGGGGTGAAGACGGTGCCGAACCAGAAGGACGCGAAGGGCCGGACCGGCGTGGCGATCACGTACGACGACCCGACGCTCCCCAAGGGCGTCACCAGCTTCGGCGGCTACTTCATCTTCGACCCGAGGACCTACGAGTTCCTGGGCTCCGAGGACGACCGCTCCTCCGGTGACGGCGCGAAGAAGAAGACGTACACCCAGCTCTCCTACCTGGACAGCTGGGCGATCACCGACAAGGTGAAGCAGCGCCCGTAGCTCACGCGGCGGGGATTCTGAGGGCGGCCAGGACCGGCAGATGGTCCGTGGCCGCCCTCAGTTCGTCCGTGTCGAGGAAGTCCGGCACCCCGCACCCCAGCACCTCCACGCCCTTGGTGGCCAGGATCGCGTCGATCCGCTGATGGGGGTCGTCCGGCGTCGAGGTGTACTCGCCGCCCCAGGGCGCCTTCGCCCAGCAGTCCTGGAGCGCCGCGCCGAGGCGCCGGAAGGTCCGCCCGTCCGGCCGCTCGTTGAGGTCGCCGCCCGCGACGGCGTGCTCGACGCCCAGCTCCGCGATCCGGTCGAGCAGCAGCCCGCCCTGCGCGTACCGCTCGTCCTTCTGCAGGCTCAGGTGGCAGCTGATCACGCCGAGCCGTGCGCCGCCGAACCGTACGACGGCGGTGGCGAAGCCGCGTCGGTGCAGGCCGGGGGTGAGCGGGAGCAGCACGTCCTCGGTGCGCTCGACGGTGGCGCGCAGGGAGCAGAGCAGCGCGGGCCCGGCGGCGCTGCCGCCGCCGGAGAGGTAGACCAGGTTCGCGGCGCGGGCGAGCCGGGCGAGCTGCTTGCGCCAGCGGAAGAACCGCGGCGCCTCCTGGATGAGCACCAGGTCAGGGGCGCAGGCCTTCATCACCCGGGCGAGGGCGACCGGGCTGTCGCGCATCGAGCGGATGTTGTAGCTGAGGACGCGGATGACGGCCGAACCGTCGGGTTCCGTACCGGAGTTGGGCAGTTCGGAAAGATCTCTGAGGGAGCCGGAGTCCATGACGATCAAGATACGCCGGTGCCCGCCGCCCCCGGGGGGAACGACGGGCACCGGGCCGTACGGATGTCACATGACGGGGTCGGGCTCCCGCGCCAGGTCGGCGGCGCCGACCAGGCCCGCCTTGTTGCCGAGCTGGGCCGCGATCACGTCGGCCACCGGCCGCCAGTTGCCGCCGACCAGCCAGCGCTTGTACGACCTGCGGATCGGGTCGAGGACCAGCTCGCCCTCGTCCGACAGGCCGCCGCCGACGATGAACGCCGACGGGTCGAAGAGCGAGGCCAGGTCGGCCAGGCCCGCGCCGGCCCAGCGGGCCAGCTCGCGGTAGGAGTCGACGGCCACCAGGTCGCCCTGCCGGGCGGCCATGGAGATGTGCTTGCCTTCGATGCCCTCGGGGGTGCCGTCGCCGAGCGACAGCAGGTACTCGGCGCTCTCCGGCGTCGCGTTGGCCCGCTGGCGGGCGTAGCGCACCAGGGCGCGCCCGGACGCGTACTGCTCCCAGCAGCCCTGCGAACCGCAGCCGCACAGCAGGCCGTCCGGCACCATGCGGATGTGGCCGAACTCGGCGGCGACGCCGAAGTGGCCGCGGCGCAGCTTGTTGCCGATGATGATGCCGCCGCCGAGGCCGGTGCCGAGCGTGATGCAGATGACGTTGCGGTGGCCCTTGCCGGCGCCGAACTTGTACTCGCCCCAGGCCGCCGCGTTCGCGTCGTTCTCCACGACGACGGGCAGGCCTACGCGGCCCTCGACCTTCTCCTTGAGCGGCTCCTGGCGCCAGTCGATGTTCGGCGCGAAGTACACGGTGGAGCGCTGACGGTTGACGTATCCGGCGGCACCGATGCCGACGCCGACGATCTCGTGTCCGGCCCTGGCACCTTCCACGGCCGAGGCGATCGCGTCCACGATCCCGTCAGGCGTGGAAGGCGTCGGCACCTTGAACGTGGAGAGGATGTTCCCCTCCTCGTCGACCACGCCGGCCGCGATCTTCGTGCCGCCGATATCGACGCCGATGGTGAGTCCCATGAATCCCTCAGTTCGGTCGAGCCCCGCTACGGCCCACCGTACCTGAGCGCCTGCGGACGGCAGGTGCTCGCCGGGGTTCAGTCGAGGTCGATTTGCTCCCCGCCGGGGCCTTCGTCCTGCCCCTTGCGGGGCTGGGGCGGCCGGGGCTCCTGGGAACCCTTGGTCCAGCGCCGCTCCTGGCCCTCGACCGCGGAGCGGTAGGCGGCGAGCAGCTCGGACCCGGCGGCGGCGAGGTGGTCGAAGACGTCGGAGTTGCGCTCGATGACGGGCTCGACGACGGACCTGGCCTGCCGCACGACCTGCCGGGCGACCTGCTCGGCGGTGCCCTGCGCGACGGAGCCGAGGAAGGGGGCCTGGCCGCCGGAGAGACCGGAGAACTCGGAGATCTTGTCGGCGACCGCGTCGACGAGCTTCTTCAGCTCCTCGGCGGCCGAGCCGGGCGGCGCCCCGTGCTCGGCGCGGCGGCGGGCCTTCTCCTCAGCGAGGTCCTCGGCACACGCCTTCTCCCACGCATCGGCGTCTACGGGCTTCTCGGTGGCGTCGCTCATGGCGCTGACTCCTGCGGAGAGCTGAGTGTTTCCTGAACCGGTTGCATCTTCGACGTTACCCGAACGGGTGCAAGGGGTTCACCGTGCTTGCGGCCACAGATCCGGGTCGGGCGCGAACCGTACGCACAGTTCCCCGTCGACCAGACCGGCTCCGGCGACGGTGCAGCGGCGCGGGGCGGAGGGCAGCGGGACGATCCGGCGGAAGGGGCCGGCCCCGATGACCAGCTCGTCGCCCCGGCGCACCAGGCTCAGCTCCTCGCGGACGGCGCCGGGCAGCGGGATCCGCCAGACCAGTACGCCGTCGTCCGCGAGCCGGTCCTCGACGGGCCAGGTCACCGCGGGTACGGCGGCCGTGGGCGGCGGCACGTCCAGGTCGGCGGGGCGCGGGTCGCGCCCCAGGTGCGCGATCCCGTGCGTCTCGTGCTGCCACTCGGCGACGATCTTGCGCTGCCGGGCCGCGGCGTCGGCGAGCCAGGGGTCGGTGGAGCCGTCGGGCAGGAGGCGGTTGGCGAGCACCGCGTCGAGGCGCAGCCCGTGCAGCGCGAGCCCGGCGACGGTGGTGCGCAGGATCTCGGCGGCGGCCTCGGTGGGCTCGACGACGAGGCGTACGGAGGTGTCGGCGGCGTCGATCACGGCCTGCGCGGCGGCGAGTTCGCCGTCCCAGCGGGTGGCGGCCTCGTACAGCCACTCCGCGGGCATCGGCACTCCGGCGAGCCGGCCGAGGACGGGCCGCAGCGCGCGGGCGGCCTGCCGTTCGGCGGGCAGCAGCCGGCGCAGATAGCGGCGCAGCTGCTCGGGCAGGGCGAGCAGGGCGACGGCGTGCGGGGCGGCCGGGAGGTCGACGACGACGAGGTCGTACGGTCCGTCGGCGCTGTCGCGCAGGGCGCGCAGCAGGGCCAGCTCCTCGGCTCCGGGCAGCGCGGTGAGTTCGTCGCCGTCGAGCCGGGAGGCGCCCAGCAGATCGAGTCCGGAGGCGGCCCGCTCCTGGAGCGCGAGCAGATCGGCGCGGAAGTCGTCGGCCGGGGTGAGCCGGGTGACGGTGACGCCGGGGAGATCGTCCGCGGTGCCCGTGGGGTCCGAACCGATCAGGCGGACGCGCGCGCCGTCCCGGGCGGCCCGGAGAGCGGTGGCGGAGGCGACGGACGTCGTGCCGGAACCGCCGGGGCCGGTGACGAAGAGGGTGCGCATGAGCCTTGAGGCTACCGTCAGGTCGGCACGGCCCTCCGGGGGCCGGGGGCGCTACTTGGCGGCGCCCGACTCCACCCACTTCTTCAGTCCGGCGAGCGCGCGGTCCGTGATGACCTTCTCGGCCTTGCGCTTGATCATCCCGAGCAGCGGGATCTTCACGTCGACGGTCAGGGAGTAGGTGACCTCGGTGCCCGAGCCGGTGGGGGTGAGGACGTAGGACCCGTCGAGGGAGCGCAGCATCTGCGACTTCACCAGCGACCAGGACACCTCGTTCGGACCGGTCCAGGTGTACTTCAGGACCTGGTCGTCCTTGATCGCGCCGGCGTCCATGACGAGCCGGACCTGCTCGGCGCGGCCGGCGTCGTCGGTCTCGAGGACCTCGGCCTCCTTCACCTCGCCCGTCCAGTCCGGATAGCGGGCGAAGTCGGCGATCACCCCCATGACATCGGCCGGTGCCGCCTCGATCGTGATGCTCGAACTGGTGTGTTCCGCCATCGCCGTGGCTCCTCCGGATACCGGTCAGGGGTGGGTGTGCCGCGCTGGGGTGCTGACGTGCGTGCGCGTCGCGTGCAGGCTATCGCGCGCGAGTGGCCGCGCCGTCACCACTCCAGGGCCCAGGGCCTGCCCGAACCCGCGAAATGGCCGACGTTGACGCATTCCGTGGCGCCGATCCGCATCCGCCGGGCCAGCGGCTGGTGGACGTGGCCGAACAGGGAGTAGCGGGGGCGGGTCCGGCGGATGGCGTCGAGCAGGGCCCGGCTGCCGCGCTCGAACCGCCGCGCCACGGTGTCGTACACCAGGTCGGGCACCTCGGGCGGGATGTGGGTGCACAGCACGTCGACCTCGCCGACGGCCTCGATCTTCGCGGCGTACTCCTCGTCGTCGATCTCGTACGGGGTGCGCATCGGGGTGCGCAGGCCGCCGCCGACGAAGCCGAAGACGCGGCCGCCGATCTCGACCCGCTGTCCGTCGAGCACGGTCGTGCCCGGCCCGGCGTACTCGCTCCACAGGTGGGGGACGTCGACATTTCCGTACGTGGCGTACGTCGGCGTGGGGAAGGCGGCGAACAGCTCCGCGTACTGCTTGCGCACGGCTTTTTCGATGGCGGGCCTACGGTCGACGCCCGCCCACAGGCGCGCTCCGAACTCCCGTGCCTCGTCGAAACGGCGGGCGGTGCGCAACTCCACGAGACGGGAGGCGTTCGCCTTTCCGAACAAGTCCGGGAAAATGCCGCGCGAGTGATCCGCGTAGTCGAGGAAGAGCACCAGGTCACCGAGGCAGACGACAGCGTCCGCCCCGTCTCCGGCCCGTGCGAGGTCGGTGGAGTTTCCGTGCACATCGCTGACCACATGAACGCGCATGCGATCACCCTAGGACGACCGGCCTAAGGTGGGTAGAGCCCGCCGGACCTGCGGTTACTTCCGAGTCGGGAAACTCCTGGACTACTGTGCGCAGAGCACCGCCGTGACGTGTGACGCAGCGAACATCTGGCCTGGACCCCCTACCGAAAAAGCAGTACTGGTGGGTAACGTCCGGGCAGTCCAGTCGTGCTCAGTTCAACCAGATCGACCAGTTCAGGGACTGAGCACCTGCCCGATCTTGGACCGCACCGACGCAGCACACAGAGTCGTGGCGCCGGCGCCCTATGAGGAGCAGCAGTCTTGCGCGAGTTCAGCCTTCCGGCTTTGTACGAGGTCCCTGCCGACGGCAATCTGACCGACATCGTCCGCAGAAACGCCGCGCAGCATCCGGACGTCGCCGTCATCGGCCGCAAGACCGACGGTACCTGGCAGGACGTCACCGCGACCGCCTTCCTCGCCGAGGTCCGCGCCGCGGCCAAGGGCCTGATCGCCTCCGGTGTGCAGGCGGGCGACCGCGTCGGCCTCATGTCCCGTACGCGCTACGAGTGGACGCTGCTCGACTTCGCCATCTGGAGCGCGGGCGCGGTCACCGTCCCGGTCTACGAGACCAGCTCGCCGGAGCAGATCCAGTGGATCCTCGGTGACTCCGGCGCCGTCGGGATCGTCGTCGAGTCGGACGCGCACTCCGCGGCCGTCGACTCCGTGCGCGGCACGCTGCCGCACCTCGCGCACGTCTGGCAGATCGACGCGGGCGGGGTCGAGGAGCTGAACCGGGCCGGCGCCGAGGTGCCGGACACCACGGTCGACGAGCGCAGCGCCGTCGCCAAGGCCGACGACCCAGCGACCATCGTCTACACCTCGGGCACCACGGGCCGCCCCAAGGGCTGTGTGCTGACCCACCGCAGCTTCTTCGCGGAGTGCGGCAATGTGGTGGAGCGCCTGAAGCCGCTGTTCCGCACGGGCGAGTGTTCGGTCCTCCTCTTCCTCCCGGTGGCGCACGTCTTCGGCCGGCTGGTGCAGGTGGCCTCGCTGATGGCCCCGATCAAGCTGGGCCACGCCCCGGACATCAAGAACCTCACCGACGAGCTGGCGGCCTTCCGCCCGACCCTGATCCTCGGTGTCCCGCGTGTCTTCGAGAAGGTCTACAACTCGGCGCGGGCCAAGGCGCAGGCCGACGGCAAGGGCAGGATCTTCGACAAGGCCGCGGACACGGCGATCGAGTACAGCCGCGCGCTCGACACCCCCAAGGGCCCGTCGCTGGCGCTGAAGCTGAAGTACAAGACGTTCGACAAGCTGGTCTACAGCAAGCTGCGGGCCGTGCTCGGCGGGCGCGGCGAGTACGCGATCTCCGGCGGCGCGCCGCTCGGCGAGCGGCTCGGCCACTTCTTCCGCGGCATCGGCTTCACGGTCCTGGAGGGCTACGGCCTCACCGAGTCCTGCGCGGCCACCGCCTTCAACCCGTGGGACCGGCAGAAGATCGGCACGGTCGGCCAGCCGCTGCCGGGCTCGGTGGTCCGGATCGCCGACGACGGCGAGGTGCTGCTGCACGGCGAGCACCTGTTCACGGGCTACTGGAACAACGAGGGCGCGACGGAAGAGGCCCTGGCCGACGGCTGGTTCCACACCGGTGACATCGGCACCCTCGACGAGGACGGGTACCTGCGGATCACCGGCCGCAAGAAGGAGATCATCGTGACGGCCGGCGGCAAGAACGTCGCCCCCGCCGTCATCGAGGACCGCATCCGCGCGCACGCGCTGGTCGCCGAGTGCATGGTCGTCGGGGACGGGCGGCCGTTCGTCGGCGCGCTCGTCACGATCGACGAGGAGTTCCTCGGCAAGTGGGTCACCGACCACGGCAAGCCCTCCGGGTCGACGGTGGCGTCGCTGCGCGAGGACGCCGATCTGCTGGCCGCGATCCAGTCGGCGGTGGACGACGGGAACGCCGCCGTGTCCAAGGCCGAGTCGGTCCGCAAGTTCCGCATCCTGGGGGCGCAGTTCACCGAGGAGTCGGGGCACTTGACGCCGTCGCTGAAGCTGAAGCGAAACGTTGTGGCGAAGGACTACGCCGACGAGATCGAGGCCATCTACCGGGCCTGACCGTTCAGCGCGCCCCTGAAGCGAGCGAAGCTCGCCCTCAGGGGCGCGGGGAACTGCGCGAGAAGCCCCACCGGGCCGCGGACGAACGACCCGGACCCAGCGCTACAACAGCTCCCGCAAGCGCTCGGCGAGCAGGTCCCAGCGCCACTTCTCCTCGACCCAGGCGCGCCCCCGCTCCCCCATCCGCGCCCGCAACTCGGCATCGAGCAGCAACGGCACCACCCGGTCCGCCGCCTCCTCGGGGGAGCCACCCCGGACGACCCACCCCGTCTCCCCGTCGAGCACGGCGTCCGGCGCCCCGCCGGAGTCCCCGGCGACCACGGGCAGCCCGGTGGCGGAGGCCTCCAGATAGACGATGCCGAGCCCCTCGACGTCCAGGCCCCCGCGCCGCGTCCGGCACGGCATGGCGAACACGTCACCGGCGCCGTAGTGCGCCGGAAGCTCCTCCCACGGCACCGATCCGGTGAACCGCACGGAATCCGCGACCCCGGTCTCCACGACGAG is a genomic window containing:
- a CDS encoding DUF5931 domain-containing protein is translated as MGSATRRERVVRMSVEQPLWRALTAYRVLTVVYAIGLFASAYEVYERPWVGIAYYAVLAVWTLATLPQVSGARRCTKRFLTIDLAVAVTGILLSPVAGHERAVTGGSTLPSIWTAGAVLAWALKGGWRWAAFASVLIGAANVVQRGDISRSTVHNVLLVCIAGIAIGYVVEVARASERTLARALEIEAATRERERLARDIHDSVLQVLAMVQRRGTALGGEAAELGRMAGEQEIALRTLVAEGLRQPSRASEDLSQGAVVRAVTTYAEADAPPGTEGPRDLRPLLAPHANALTTFSAPGTAVLMPSAAARELAAAVSAALDNVRQHAGEGARAWILVEDEPEAVIVTVRDDGPGIPEGRLAQAEGEGRLGVAQSIRGRLRDIGGTAELISVPGQGTEVELHVPKKK
- a CDS encoding 1-acyl-sn-glycerol-3-phosphate acyltransferase; amino-acid sequence: MKVAIGGPLKLGFRPWVEGLENIPATGPAILASNHLSFSDSFFLPTMLDRKVTFIAKAEYFTTPGVKGKLTAAFFKGVGQLPVDRSGSRGAGEAAIKSGIEVLERGELFGIYPEGTRSPDGRLYRGKPGGLARVALATGAPVIPVAMIDTEKIQPPGKVLPKLMRPGIRIGKPLDFTRYQGMEGDRFVLRAVTDEVMYEIMKLSGQEYVDMYATAAKRQIAEAAKAEKETQKEAQKEAQKEAQKEAQKSGEKDGERGRRELPDRP
- a CDS encoding alpha/beta fold hydrolase gives rise to the protein MPVLPGAEPYRHDGGEIGVLLCHGFTGTPQSLRPWAEYLAERGLTVSLPLLPGHGTRWEDLAVTAWQDWYAEVDRALRDLRERCARVFVFGLSMGGALALRLAARHGDDVAGLVLVNPGNKVHGLAAHALPVARHLVPSIKGIASDIAKEGSEEVGYDRVPLHAAHQLRHFFRLVDRELPQVTQPLVVLHSVRDHVVPPADSARVLSRVSSTDVTEILLEQSYHVATLDHDADRIFDESVAFIDRIAPRAGQTSGEGGTGPGESAEGTASGG
- a CDS encoding CU044_5270 family protein, giving the protein MTDREFDLALDELSTWEGDAAPLDPAARHRVRTRLLSAMETRRRPLWQRTGPRIAVSGLATAAIAATVLVAVRDDGGSAAARPATAQRTEQPAMRPVSARTVLTGAAAYDREHSQAPTTPPRDDQFIYTKEIVKETNRKTGGTRTYVDEIWRSVDGSQRSWIMEIGKGWWSEPLKKNESSWPPQDWRTLEKLPTDPDRLILSLLHKTGGSARNGSLDGITDQDWSLIHFSLAGLLKLVPVMPEGLRPAAFEALGKVPGVKTVPNQKDAKGRTGVAITYDDPTLPKGVTSFGGYFIFDPRTYEFLGSEDDRSSGDGAKKKTYTQLSYLDSWAITDKVKQRP
- a CDS encoding endonuclease/exonuclease/phosphatase family protein; the encoded protein is MDSGSLRDLSELPNSGTEPDGSAVIRVLSYNIRSMRDSPVALARVMKACAPDLVLIQEAPRFFRWRKQLARLARAANLVYLSGGGSAAGPALLCSLRATVERTEDVLLPLTPGLHRRGFATAVVRFGGARLGVISCHLSLQKDERYAQGGLLLDRIAELGVEHAVAGGDLNERPDGRTFRRLGAALQDCWAKAPWGGEYTSTPDDPHQRIDAILATKGVEVLGCGVPDFLDTDELRAATDHLPVLAALRIPAA
- a CDS encoding ROK family glucokinase; this translates as MGLTIGVDIGGTKIAAGVVDEEGNILSTFKVPTPSTPDGIVDAIASAVEGARAGHEIVGVGIGAAGYVNRQRSTVYFAPNIDWRQEPLKEKVEGRVGLPVVVENDANAAAWGEYKFGAGKGHRNVICITLGTGLGGGIIIGNKLRRGHFGVAAEFGHIRMVPDGLLCGCGSQGCWEQYASGRALVRYARQRANATPESAEYLLSLGDGTPEGIEGKHISMAARQGDLVAVDSYRELARWAGAGLADLASLFDPSAFIVGGGLSDEGELVLDPIRRSYKRWLVGGNWRPVADVIAAQLGNKAGLVGAADLAREPDPVM
- a CDS encoding DUF5304 domain-containing protein; translation: MSDATEKPVDADAWEKACAEDLAEEKARRRAEHGAPPGSAAEELKKLVDAVADKISEFSGLSGGQAPFLGSVAQGTAEQVARQVVRQARSVVEPVIERNSDVFDHLAAAGSELLAAYRSAVEGQERRWTKGSQEPRPPQPRKGQDEGPGGEQIDLD
- a CDS encoding ArsA-related P-loop ATPase is translated as MRTLFVTGPGGSGTTSVASATALRAARDGARVRLIGSDPTGTADDLPGVTVTRLTPADDFRADLLALQERAASGLDLLGASRLDGDELTALPGAEELALLRALRDSADGPYDLVVVDLPAAPHAVALLALPEQLRRYLRRLLPAERQAARALRPVLGRLAGVPMPAEWLYEAATRWDGELAAAQAVIDAADTSVRLVVEPTEAAAEILRTTVAGLALHGLRLDAVLANRLLPDGSTDPWLADAAARQRKIVAEWQHETHGIAHLGRDPRPADLDVPPPTAAVPAVTWPVEDRLADDGVLVWRIPLPGAVREELSLVRRGDELVIGAGPFRRIVPLPSAPRRCTVAGAGLVDGELCVRFAPDPDLWPQAR
- a CDS encoding SRPBCC family protein — its product is MAEHTSSSITIEAAPADVMGVIADFARYPDWTGEVKEAEVLETDDAGRAEQVRLVMDAGAIKDDQVLKYTWTGPNEVSWSLVKSQMLRSLDGSYVLTPTGSGTEVTYSLTVDVKIPLLGMIKRKAEKVITDRALAGLKKWVESGAAK
- a CDS encoding metallophosphoesterase, with product MRVHVVSDVHGNSTDLARAGDGADAVVCLGDLVLFLDYADHSRGIFPDLFGKANASRLVELRTARRFDEAREFGARLWAGVDRRPAIEKAVRKQYAELFAAFPTPTYATYGNVDVPHLWSEYAGPGTTVLDGQRVEIGGRVFGFVGGGLRTPMRTPYEIDDEEYAAKIEAVGEVDVLCTHIPPEVPDLVYDTVARRFERGSRALLDAIRRTRPRYSLFGHVHQPLARRMRIGATECVNVGHFAGSGRPWALEW